GCCTATATAGATGATTTATTGTGCATTCATACTATTAATTTTGATTGTGTGACAGATGAAAACAATATTTATGATTTATTTCTAGCAACCAATATAAAAAGATATTTTATATTACCTATTTATAAAGACATAAGCGAAAGCCAGCTAAATAAAATCCTAGTGCAAAGAAGTCTTCCTCAATTGACTTCTGAATTTAACTGTAACTACTTATTTCCGGAAATCATATCTTCAGGAAAACCATTTTTCGCGTGTAAACCTTTGCGTTCTAATAAATTAAGTCTGAATCCTATCGAATTTATTGATAGAGATGACCAATTGTTCTTAGCCATAGAGCATTCTTACCTTGAGTATTTAAGAAACACCTTCAATGACTCAACAAACTCCAGAATATATCTACGCTGAAAAGCCAACCATCGACCAACTTACTAGCATGGGTTGGCAGTACATCGAAGGCAGTTGGGACAACCCCCAAGTTACCGATCGCGAGAATTTCAAGCAAGTCCTAATTAGCGATCGCCTAAAAGCCGCCATCAAGCGCATCAACCTCGACGACAACGGCAATCCTTGGCTCGATGATACCCAAGTAAACGCTGCCGTGAGTCAGCTAGAACGTCTGGGCACACAAAGGCTGATGGAAGCCAATCAAGCCGCTACAGAATTACTCCTCAAAGGCACCACCGTTCTGGGGCAAGACGGCAAACAGCACACCGTCCACTTCATCGACTTCGAGCATCCTGAAAATAACGACTTCCTAGCCATCAATCAATACCGAGTAGACCCCCCTTGGGCAACAGGCAACCGAGGGTTTATCGTCCCGGACATCGTGCTACTCGTCAACGGCATCCCCCTCGTCGTCATCGAGTGCAAAAGCCCTAAACTCGATAACCCCATCACCGAAGCCATACGCGATTTGTTGCAATATTCCAATCAACGGGGAAGCAGCCAACCGGAAGGTGCAGAAAAGCTATTTCACTACAACCAGTTAATGATAGCTGCCTCTAGAGGAAGGGCGGCAGCAGGAACCATCGGAGCGAACTACGAGCATTATGTCGAGTGGAAAGACACCACTTCCCGCCCCAAAGCCGAAATTACCGCAGAACTCGGCGTTACCGAACTCAACTCCCGCCAAATGCTCATCGCCGGGATGCTGCACCCTGCCAACCTCCTCGACATCCTGCGAAACTTCACCCTGTTCAAAACTAGGGGCGGACGCACGATTAAACTCGTCCCCCGTTACCAACAATATCGGGCAGTCCACGAAGCCATCGGGCGACTCCTGCACAACCCAACCCGCACCCAACACGGCAGCGACGACCAACGCGGTGGTATCATCTGGCATACCCAAGGCTCCGGCAAAAGCCTGACAATGGTGTACTTGATACGGAAAATCCGCACCATCCCTGCCTTGCGCCGCTTCAAGATAATTGTCGTTACTGACCGCACCGACTTAGAAAAGCAACTCTCCGATACAGCCGTCCTGACAGGCGAACCCTTACAGAGAGCAAAAAAGGTCAAAAAGCTAGAAGACTACCTCAAACAACCCGGTGCTGGCTTAGTCTTCGGGATGATTCAAAAATTCAAAGGCGGCGAAGATTCCGAGGAAGAAGAACAAATTGAGCCAATCAAGAAAAACCTCAATCCTTCCGAAGATATCCTAGTCCTAATTGACGAAGCTCACCGTTCCCACGCCAGCACCCTCCACGCCAACCTCCTAGAAGCCTTACCCAACTGCGTCCGCATCGGCTTCACTGGCACCCCCATCGAAACCAGCGCCAGAACAAACACCCGGCGCATCTTTGGTTCCTTCATCGACCAGTACAACATCCGCCAATCCCAAGCAGACGGCGTTACCTTGCCCATCCTTTACGAAGGCTTAGAAGCCAGAGGTGCCGTCACCTCTGGCGATGACCTCGACCAACTGTTTGAAATCATCTTTCAGGATAAAACCCCAGAAGAACGGGCGGAAATTAAAGCCAAATACGCCACCAAAACCCAAGTCTCGGAAGCACGGGAACTCATTAAAGCCAAAGCCCGGAATATGCTGCGCCACTATATCGAGCGTATCCTACCCGGAGGCTTCAAGGCTCAAGTCGTCGCCTCAACCCGTCTCGCCGCCGTGCGCTACCAAGAGGCATTTGTCGAAGCGCAACAAGCACTGGTGCAACAACTCCAATCTCGCACCGCCATCTTAGCCAGTCTAAACCCCGAAACCTTAGAATCCCTGGATGCAGAAACTCGCTTTCTCGCCTTAGCCTTCCCCCACCTAGACACCATCCGCCGCTTGGAATTTGCCACCGTCATCTCCTCCGACAAAGACGACGACCCAAGCTGGAAAAAGTGGACGGATAAGAGTCAACAAGAAACCCATATCGAGCGATTCAAAAAGCCATTAGACCAAGCTAGTTTAGCGATTTTAACGGTTAAAAGTATGCTCCTGACTGGCTTTGATGCCCCACTGGAGCAAGTTTTATATTTAGACCGGGGCATGAAAGAATATGAATTGCTGCAAGCCATTGCCCGTGTCAACCGCGTCTATGACGATACCAAAAAATACGGGCTAGTCGTCGATTACTACGGCGTTGATATCGCGGCTGCCCTCTCGGTTTACGACAATGTGGATGTCGAAAATGCTTGGTTTGATATTCGCCAAGAATTGCCCAAACTGCGCGACAAACACCAGCGAGTCATTGCCTTATTCACCCAAAACGGCTGCACAATTGATGACGTAGAAAGCTGTGTAGACTTACTCCGAGACGAACGCCTGCGAGTCGAATTCAACGACACCTTCAAAGACTTCCTCGACACCCTCGACACTATCCTCCCCCGCCCAGAAGCCTTGCCCTATGTCAAAGATGCCAAGAAACTCGGTTTAATTAAAAAATCCGTTGCTGACCTTTACCGGGATGAAAAACTCAACCTTGTCAGTGCCAAAGAGAAAGTCCGGGCATTAATTGACCAATACATTGAATCCCAAGGAATTGACCCGAAAGTGCCGCCAATTGATATCCTGTCCTTGGACTTCAAAACCCACGTCCAGCGCCATCGCTCAATTAAAGCACAAGCGGCAGAAATGGAATTCGCTGCCCGTCACCACATCAGCATCCACTATGATGAAGACCCCGTTTATTACAAAAACCTGAGCGAAAGACTGACAGAAATCCTGGAATCTCTTGCCGACAATTGGGACGAAAAAGTTGAGGCGTTACGCCAGTATATCGAACAAATCCAAGCAGGTCGCCCCACCAATGAAACGGGACTCGACCCGAAAACTCAGCTTCCTTTCCTCAACATCTTGGGCGAACATTCACAGATAGAACTGCCCAAACTCGCCCAAGCCACTGTAGAAATTGTCGATCGCATCCGCCAAGAAGTGCGGCGGGTGAATTGGGCAAGTCCCATTGTCCAAGAAGACTTGAGACGCTGGATAGCCGATTACTTGGATACTAACGATTTAGTGGACTACGACCAACTCGAAGAAGTGGCGGATAAACTGGTGCAACTAGCACGTAAGAATCGTGATAGTTTGATGGCATGACCACCATCACCTTTGGCGACCTCAGTTTTGAACTGCGCCACAGTGCCAAACGTCGCACCATCGGCATCACCGTCGAACGGGACGGTCAATTAATCCTGGCATCTCCTCCAGAAGTGCCGATGGAAACGCTGGAGAAGGTAGTTCGTGACAAACGCCTCTGGATTTACAGCAAACTCCTCAAAAAAGAATCCCTCAATCCCCCCACTACTGTCAAAGAATACGTTTCAGGAGAAGGGTTTTATTACCTGGGACGCAGCTATCGCCTCAAGCTGGTAGATGGTGTGAACCGACAGCCACCGCTGAGATTGTACCAAAGCCGCTTTGAATTGCAGCGCGACGCACAGGCACGGGGGAGAGAAGAGTTTATTCGATGGTATTGCGATCGCCTTCGCCCGATTTTAGATACACAGATTGCTGCTTCTGTCAAGCGTGTTGGGGCTTCTCCCCGCTCGGTGCAGGTACGCGAGTTAGGCTACCGTTGGGGTTCCTGCGGACACAAGGGAGACTTGTATTTTCATTGGCGAGTGGCGATGCTGCCGCGAACGATGATTGAGTATATGGTGGTTCACGAGTTGGTGCATCTGATTGAACCGCATCATACCAATGCGTTTTGGGATAGGGTGGAGCGGGTTGTGAGTGATTGGTGCGATCGTAAGCAGTGGTTAGCCCAGAATGGGGCAAGTTATGACCTTTAGGGATGGGTGAAAAGCCCTGAGTCGGTTTGTAGACACACTGATTGGTTCTGGCTGCTCTAAGGATCTGACTTTCTTCCGACTTTTCTCTGACTTTTTCCGACTGCCAAGGCGTATGCCGACAGTTAGATTGGTTTCATGCAACGAGATGAGGGTTTCAGATGCAAGGGTCTTTTGCCCGTTGCTCAACAATTGAAAAATTTACAAACCCTTACAAAAGTAACTCACTTTTTCTCACCGACAGTGGGAGCGGGAGTGGGGTATTCGTTGGTTAGACCAATATTGAAAATATTTCAACATGAGCAAACAATCCAATAAAGGGGTGGCAGATGCTGTAAAACGCGGCTATGCTGGATTCTTGCCACACAAGCTCGGTCTATTTCCCCATTTTCACCAGTTAAAAGATATTAGTTGACGAAAGAATTGACGTGCCATGAAGAAATCAATAATCCAGTTTCTCAAGTTTCTGTTCGTAGGTTTTGTCCTCAGTGTTAGTTTAATATTTGTAGTTCCTAGCATTGCTGAAACCTTTGTTGACACAGCCTATATCCGCCCACGGACGCTTGTATTTGCTAAAGGTAATTTTTGGGTATATGCTCACAACAATTTTGATCAGTCTGAGCAAACTATGATTAGATTATCAGCAAGCAAGTTGCATGAGCAGCTAAATAATGCAACACAGAGGTCAAAACTTATAGATTGTGCTTTAGTGAGAACTGTCAGATCTAAACCCAATAAACAAACTGTGGACAATCAACTAAAGCAAGTGTTTGTTAATGCTGCAAGTGGAAATCGTCCTATAAAGACGACCGTTGCCTATATGTGGTCTGGAACAGATCCAAGGCACAAAGATGCTGTTGGTTGGGCTCCAATTGGTAATGCTGGTCAATTTCCAGAAAAGGGAGACCTTCTGAGAGTTGCTTTCAACAGAGACTATTTAGGCGATGGGTCTAGCTATTGGCTAAGAAGTGACGTTGACTATTGGGCCGCTACCTTAGTACATGAAATCTTTCACAATTTAGGGTACGATCATCCGACAGGTAGAGGAGACTTCATAACGGAGTTGGATTTGTGCGTGAATTTTAATGGAAATATTCCTCAGCGTCTTGGGTTAAATGGCCCAGAAGACGACATAGATAGCAGATATTTCCTCATGAAAAAATAGATCATCTATCATTCATTTTACGCGGTCTAACAACGTAGTGGAGCAGGAGCACGGAGCCTTTGCACTTTGCTAATGGCTATTCCTCGCTGCTCACTTTTATGGTTAATTAAGAAAAATACTTCGCTAAAAAAGCTTTCTGATAGGCACTCATCCCCTTAAAAGGCAACCGACAGCGATCACATCTCGGATGATAAACGGATGTCATCGCTCATTCATTCCCTCCCAACTTCTCCGGCAACGCTTGCCACGCCTCGATCTGCTGCTGTAACTGCTGAAAGCGATCGCACCTCGGACGATGAGGAAAAGCGATCGCACATACTGCACTCAACGCTCCTGCTGCTTATCAGATGGCGGGGGCTGTTTTTGTATCTGTTCCTGATGCTCTCTAACAGCTTTTTCTAGAAGGAATGCTGCCAAGCTGCTAATAGAGCGACGTTCTTGATTTGCCCAGTCTTCAAGTAGATCATAGATTCCATCTGCTAAATAGGTGGCTAAGCGTTTGGTCATCGGAAAAGTTTCTCGTCTAAGCCGATCATCATTAACTGTGCTGTATCTAGCCCATTATGTCGAGTTCAGCCTATACACAGCATTTATATGTGCTGTATAAGTGCTAAATTTGAAAAAAAGCCGAAAGCCAGCGGTTAAGTTTGCGAGGCTCTCCGCTGGCTCCTGGCTCCCCAATACAAGGAGACTCTAACAATGGTAAAACCAAGCTATCGAACTGATAACCTCTGTATCTATCAGAAAGGCTATCAGCAAGCCTTAGAAGATTTTGCGATTCCTCACCTCCTCACCCGCCTGAAAACCTACTCCGATGCCGACTTCGATGCCGCGTGGATGAACCTAACTCAACCCGAACTCGAAAGCCTAGCCGCCATCCTCATCCGAGAATTAAGCGCCAACCTCAAAGGAAAAGCGATCGCTGGCTACTTAAACGCCATCCGTCACGGCAGCACCGACATACTCCCCAGCTTAGTTCACCAAGTATTCCCACCCCTATCCATTGACCTGCCAGCCAACTTCCCCAACGTTCAAACCCCTCGCTACTTGTACGGCAACAAACTCCGGTGGATTCCTGATGGCGACAAGACAGACTGGGGAGTTGCGATCGGCAGATTCTATAGCTTTGCTCCTCATCTGTGTGCTTGGACGTGGTGCTACCTGATCTGGCTCGATAAACTCTCCCCCAGTTCGCCTTGGACAGTTGCCGATATCGCCTGGGAAAACGACCTCGAACCTGTGGAGGACGCCGCATGAAACCCCGTCCCCTCACCGAACGAGAGCAAACCCTAATCGACCTCTACGGCTACTGTCAACTTGGGATGACCCCGCAGCAGTTCTACGCTAAATGGCAAGTGAATCATGAAGCGATCGCTTTCATCTGCTCTCGTTCCATGTCTACCGTTCGACGCTGGTTTAGAAGGGGTAAAAACTACCGCTGTCCGCAACCTGCCGATTTACGCCATCTGGCTTTGATGGACTTCCTATTGGAGCATTAGCAGGATATTCCCAGACAACTCTTAAACGCGCTGTGCTGTCCTAAGCACAATCCTTAAGAATCCCATCACCCAATGTAAATACTCATTTGAAATTCTCTCGCTAGCCATCCTATGAGTAGGGTGGCTTTAGTTGTTTAGAGCGAGCTACAAACATTGAGAACAATCAAAGCGAACCAGAGCAAAGCCAATAACCGCAGGGCTTCAGGACGGCGTATCGCCCAAAAAATTGAAGTTATCCGCGCTGCACTCAAACGACGCGGCTACCGCAATCATTTTTGAACCAGGACTGGAACAGCAAGACTTATCTACACCAAGGAATAGTTTTAATCCTTCTCAAAGACGCGATCGCTTTTCCGAGAAATGATGGAATTTACTGTAAAACAGGCTTCTGATACTTTGCCATCTCAGCAAACGTCATAAAACACCGCTGACAATGCCCGTCCACCCACAAAGCAGGTATTTTAAACCTTGCCCCACAGTTGGGACATTCTGAAAGTAAACTTAGCTGGTGGCGATCGCTGAGGCGTGAGTGATTGTCTACGCACCTAATTTCAGGCATCGTTTTCCGGTTCGCTCTTAACCTCAATACCGTAATTAACAAAGAGACCAGAAACAGAGATTTCCAAAGCTGCCACTAGCTTGACGACATTTTTTAATGAAGGGTTACGCTCTCCGCTTTCTATACCTGAGATGTAGTTACGATGAAGTCCTGACCTTTCAGCCAGTTCTTCTTGGGATAAATCTAGTTCTCGCCTTCGCCGCCTAATCGCTTTGCCAAAGCGGTACTCAATAGTGTTGTTGTTTTGTGTCACAAAACAATACTGAACGAGTACCGTAGCTAAATCCATCTATTATCAGTGAGTTTTTGCACACTATAAGTGTTATAAGGGGAAGTAGTACAGCCTCAGACAAGCAAGTTCCTATGTCTAACGTAGCTACTCAGGCTCCACTCTTCGCTTTACCAGAGGTTTTGCCAAAACACATTCCCCAACTCAAATGCCAATTGGGTGAATAGGTTTACTGGCATCAAGTTCTCAACCGAGATTTTGGTCTTATCATCGGTGTCCTCTAGACGCACGAAGCCAGTTGTCTTGCCACCAGACGACACTATCTAGTCTGGCTGGATGAGAACAGCCCTTCCTACCACATCACTAATTTCGGCTTTGCCTTTTAAAACAATATCCCGCCTTTCAGTCAACTAGAACTAGAAGCAATAAGGGGTTACTATGCCTGACGATCCTCAAGCTCAAAAACGGCAACAATTGCTAGAACTACACAACCAGATGTTTATATCTCCTAGTGAGTTCAGCTTTCGATGGGGTTTGGGTTATCAAGAACTAGCGCAAATCTGTCAAATCTCTAAATCCACCACTTATCACTGGTTAGCCGGACAAGCCAGCCGTAGAGAAACTGGTAAACCCTATCAGCGCATTATGGCTGTAACCGATATGCTACTGGAGAATAGCGATCTAGTTTTCCCATTAATAGAACAATGGCAAGCAATGAGAAAAGAACCTTAGCTAACTAAGTTTTGCAATTTGACAAAACTTTTTAGCAGAGAGTTGACCTCCATAAAAATTTGGTACTACAGTGCAAGTAATTTAATAAATATGCTCTTAGTTCAATGAACCGGATTCCCAAGTATTACGACAATCAATCTCTTCCTCCAATTGAGATTTGCGATAATACCATATTGATTTGCGACTTAGAGATAGTAAGCAGAGATGCAGTAAGCTACCTGCAAAGATTACCAGAAGCAGAATACGAACAAGCTTGTATTCGAGCGTTTGAGGTGGGTATATTTTGCCTAGAAAGAACCCAAACCAGCCAAGATACCGAATTTGTCAAAAGGCAGATTGAGTTATTAATGGCTGAAGTCAATCGCGCTGTCACTGCTATTCCGAAAGCTGTTCAAAAAGAATTAGTTAGTAAAATTGG
The genomic region above belongs to Coleofasciculus sp. FACHB-T130 and contains:
- a CDS encoding SprT family zinc-dependent metalloprotease, yielding MTTITFGDLSFELRHSAKRRTIGITVERDGQLILASPPEVPMETLEKVVRDKRLWIYSKLLKKESLNPPTTVKEYVSGEGFYYLGRSYRLKLVDGVNRQPPLRLYQSRFELQRDAQARGREEFIRWYCDRLRPILDTQIAASVKRVGASPRSVQVRELGYRWGSCGHKGDLYFHWRVAMLPRTMIEYMVVHELVHLIEPHHTNAFWDRVERVVSDWCDRKQWLAQNGASYDL
- a CDS encoding helix-turn-helix transcriptional regulator; protein product: MTQNNNTIEYRFGKAIRRRRRELDLSQEELAERSGLHRNYISGIESGERNPSLKNVVKLVAALEISVSGLFVNYGIEVKSEPENDA
- a CDS encoding helix-turn-helix domain-containing protein; this translates as MPDDPQAQKRQQLLELHNQMFISPSEFSFRWGLGYQELAQICQISKSTTYHWLAGQASRRETGKPYQRIMAVTDMLLENSDLVFPLIEQWQAMRKEP
- a CDS encoding HsdR family type I site-specific deoxyribonuclease yields the protein MTQQTPEYIYAEKPTIDQLTSMGWQYIEGSWDNPQVTDRENFKQVLISDRLKAAIKRINLDDNGNPWLDDTQVNAAVSQLERLGTQRLMEANQAATELLLKGTTVLGQDGKQHTVHFIDFEHPENNDFLAINQYRVDPPWATGNRGFIVPDIVLLVNGIPLVVIECKSPKLDNPITEAIRDLLQYSNQRGSSQPEGAEKLFHYNQLMIAASRGRAAAGTIGANYEHYVEWKDTTSRPKAEITAELGVTELNSRQMLIAGMLHPANLLDILRNFTLFKTRGGRTIKLVPRYQQYRAVHEAIGRLLHNPTRTQHGSDDQRGGIIWHTQGSGKSLTMVYLIRKIRTIPALRRFKIIVVTDRTDLEKQLSDTAVLTGEPLQRAKKVKKLEDYLKQPGAGLVFGMIQKFKGGEDSEEEEQIEPIKKNLNPSEDILVLIDEAHRSHASTLHANLLEALPNCVRIGFTGTPIETSARTNTRRIFGSFIDQYNIRQSQADGVTLPILYEGLEARGAVTSGDDLDQLFEIIFQDKTPEERAEIKAKYATKTQVSEARELIKAKARNMLRHYIERILPGGFKAQVVASTRLAAVRYQEAFVEAQQALVQQLQSRTAILASLNPETLESLDAETRFLALAFPHLDTIRRLEFATVISSDKDDDPSWKKWTDKSQQETHIERFKKPLDQASLAILTVKSMLLTGFDAPLEQVLYLDRGMKEYELLQAIARVNRVYDDTKKYGLVVDYYGVDIAAALSVYDNVDVENAWFDIRQELPKLRDKHQRVIALFTQNGCTIDDVESCVDLLRDERLRVEFNDTFKDFLDTLDTILPRPEALPYVKDAKKLGLIKKSVADLYRDEKLNLVSAKEKVRALIDQYIESQGIDPKVPPIDILSLDFKTHVQRHRSIKAQAAEMEFAARHHISIHYDEDPVYYKNLSERLTEILESLADNWDEKVEALRQYIEQIQAGRPTNETGLDPKTQLPFLNILGEHSQIELPKLAQATVEIVDRIRQEVRRVNWASPIVQEDLRRWIADYLDTNDLVDYDQLEEVADKLVQLARKNRDSLMA
- a CDS encoding helix-turn-helix domain-containing protein → MKPRPLTEREQTLIDLYGYCQLGMTPQQFYAKWQVNHEAIAFICSRSMSTVRRWFRRGKNYRCPQPADLRHLALMDFLLEH